From the Melospiza georgiana isolate bMelGeo1 chromosome 25, bMelGeo1.pri, whole genome shotgun sequence genome, one window contains:
- the LOC131093401 gene encoding uncharacterized protein LOC131093401, which produces MAGSKWQQSVSVLVDNWAELARKTPKLCNTCRVMATVAADLATTATSRARELQDAHLVKGHLAGTVRDIIKLYFDSGPARPSAHPSHRVAEQCQRAIEDIPRLVQSPECPQGVPSVSPVTTELRELSPALLQPEVTVVAILGELLGTLPRQDEEMNLLVFQGCLYGDLEVFTSNLWDTLYSTDDTWRRRNVTSDDDDPVTSLRQALAAYKSTPGIPRNRVTMAASEWQWSVSVLMNSWAELARTGTELHSTCRDLATKAADRAATATARTRELQDEAAHDGTAQENMVELGQALGREEGAEVVARHGAQVWRDAMVAASEATRATMERQRVEVALGLLEHLVATCDEATAFPWELQRLLWDIDATLEGTNEASPDVPEDLVAKVAVAEQLWEAKMHLVKDHLLGALDDIIKVYFTGGPACPSACGVAERCQRAIKDIPRLL; this is translated from the exons ATGGCGGGCAGCAAGTGGCAGCAATCAGTGTCTGTGCTTGTGGACAactgggcagagctggccaggAAAACCCCCAAGCTCTGCAACACCTGCAGGGTGATGGCCACTGTGGCAGCAGACTTGGCAACCACCGCCACCTCccgggccagggagctgcaggatgccCACCTGGTCAAGGGTCACCTTGCAGGGACAGTTCGAGACATCATCAAGTTGTATTTCGATAGTGGTCCTGCCCGCCCCAGTGCCCACCCCAGCCATAGGGTGGCTGAGCAGTGCCAAAGAGCCATCGAGGACATCCCAAGGCTCGTTCAatccccagagtgtccccagggtgtccccagtgtctcCCCAGTGACCACGGAGCTCCGAGAG ctgtccccggccctgctgcagccagaggtcaCTGTAGTGGCCATCCTGGGCGAGCTGCTGGGCACTCTGCCCAGGCAGGACGAGGAGATGAATCTGCTTGTGTTCCAAGGGTGCCTGTACGGGGATCTGGAGGTTTTCACCAGCAACCTCTGGGACACCCTCTACAGCACTGATGACACCTGGAGGCGCCGCAATGTCACATCAGATGACGATGaccctgtcacctccctgcGCCAGGCCCTGGCTGCCTACAAGAGCACCCCAGGGATCCCCCGGAACCGCGTGACAATGGCAGCCAGCGAGTGGCAGTGGTCGGTGTCTGTGCTGATGAAtagctgggctgagctggccAGGACAGGCACTGAGCtccacagcacctgcagggatttggccacCAAGGCGGCCGACAGGGCGGCCACAGCCACCGCCCGgaccagggagctgcaggacgaGGCTGCCCATgatgggacagctcaggaaaacatggtggagctgggtcaggccctgggcagggaggagggggccgAGGTGGTGGCCAGGCATGGAGCCCAGGTGTGGAGAGATGCCATGGTGGCTGCCAGCGAGGCAACAAGGGCCACCATGGAGAGACAGCGGGTggaggtggccctggggctgctggagcacttGGTGGCCACGTGTGACGAAGCCACCGCgttcccctgggagctgcagcgcCTGCTCTGGGATATCGATGCCACCCTGGAGGGGACAAATGAGGCGTCCCCTGATGTCCCTGAGGACTTGGTGGCCAAGGTGGCCGTGGccgagcagctgtgggaggccaaGATGCACCTGGTCAAGGATCACCTGCTGGGGGCACTTGATGACATCATCAAGGTCTATTTCACTGGTGGTCCTGCCTGCCCCAGTGCCTGTGGGGTGGCCGAGCGGTGCCAAAGAGCCATCAAAGACATCCCAAGGCTCCTTTGa
- the LOC131093429 gene encoding uncharacterized protein LOC131093429 isoform X1, translating to MVELGQALGGEEGAEVVAGHGAQVWRDAMVAASEATRATMERQRVEASLGLLERLVAACDEATAFPQELQRLLRDTKGILKETKKQSLNVPEDLVAKVAVAEWLWEANARLAKDHLGETLQDIINFLFTGDPASPSACGMAEQCQRAIEDIPRLIRPLVCPQVVPKVSPVTMELQQLSPALLQPQVTVVATLGELLDTLPRWDKMLPVSLPCQHWNLEDFTRSSGPPYTALMTTCGATMSPPMMMTLSPPRAGPWPPPTVPHRAPGTM from the exons atggtggagctgggtcaggccctgggtggggaggagggggcCGAGGTGGTGGCCGGGCATGGAGCCCAGGTGTGGAGAGATGCCATGGTGGCTGCCAGCGAGGCAACAAGGGCCACCATGGAGAGACAGCGGGTGGAggcgtccctggggctgctggagcgctTGGTGGCCGCGTGTGACGAAGCCACCGCgttcccccaggagctgcagcgcCTGCTCAGGGACACCAAAGGCATCCTGAAGGAGACAAAGAAGCAGTCCCTTAATGTCCCTGAGGATTTGGTGGCCAAGGTGGCTGTGGCCGAGTGGCTGTGGGAGGCCAACGCCCGCCTGGCCAAGGATCACCTGGGGGAGACACTTCAAGATATCATCAACTTCTTGTTCACCGGTGatcctgccagccccagtgcctgtgGGATGGCCGAGCAGTGCCAAAGGGCCATCGAGGACATCCCAAGGCTAATTCGACCCCTGGTGTGTCCCCAAgttgtccccaaggtgtccccagtgaCCATGGAGCTCCAACAG ctgtccccagctctgctgcagccacaggtcacCGTGGTGGCCACCCTGGGCGAGCTGCTGGACACCCTGCCCAGATGGGACAAGATGCTGCCCGTGTCCCTACCGTGTCAGCACTGGAACCTGGAGGATTTCACCAGGAGCTCCGGGCCACCCTATACTGCATTGATGACAACTTGTGGTGCCACAATGTCACCTCCAATGATGATGACCCTGTCACCTCCCCGAGCCGGGCCCTGGCCGCCTCCAACAGTACCCCATAGAGCACCTGGAACCATGTAA